Proteins from one Prevotella sp. E2-28 genomic window:
- the rimP gene encoding ribosome assembly cofactor RimP yields the protein MITKETLKTLTEEWLQGQSGYFLVDIEMCDDDRIVIEIDHADGVWIEDCAELSRFLQEKLGDELGDYELEVGSAGLGQPFKVEQQYANHVGDNVEVVDAEGKKIVGVLKGVEGRSFTISTQEKQIPEGKKRPVKVDVDKTYSMDEVKSTKYVLNFK from the coding sequence ATGATAACGAAAGAGACATTAAAAACTTTAACGGAAGAGTGGCTGCAAGGTCAGTCGGGTTACTTCCTGGTAGACATTGAGATGTGTGATGACGACCGTATCGTCATCGAAATTGACCATGCCGATGGCGTGTGGATTGAAGATTGTGCCGAACTGAGTCGTTTCTTGCAGGAGAAGCTGGGCGACGAGTTGGGCGATTATGAATTGGAGGTAGGCAGTGCCGGATTGGGCCAGCCTTTTAAAGTGGAGCAGCAGTATGCTAACCACGTAGGCGACAACGTAGAAGTTGTAGATGCCGAAGGAAAGAAGATTGTTGGTGTACTCAAAGGCGTAGAGGGTCGTAGTTTTACGATTTCTACTCAGGAGAAGCAGATTCCTGAGGGCAAGAAACGCCCAGTAAAGGTGGACGTAGATAAAACCTATTCTATGGACGAGGTAAAGTCTACGAAATATGTGTTGAATTTTAAATAA
- the nusA gene encoding transcription termination factor NusA — MATKKEIAGPSMFETFQEFKETKNIDRTTLVSVLEESFRNVLAKMFGSDENFDVIVNPDKGDFEIHRNRVVVEDGEVKDENKEISLSEAQKIEPDYEVGEEVSEAVDFTKFGRRAILNLRQTLASKILELDHDALYQKYKDKVGTVISGEVYQMWKREVLLMDDEGNELHLMKGDQIPSDTYRKGETVRAVVKEVQNENNNPRIMLSRTSPDFLKRLLEAEVPEIADGLIAIRKVARMPGERAKIAVESFDDRIDPVGACVGVKGSRVHGIVRELGGENIDVINYTSNVQLFIQRALSPAKVTSITLDEENHKAEVYLQPEEVSLAIGKGGMNIKLASMLTEHTIDVFRVVSEGETDEDIYLDEFSDEIDQWVIDAIKALGYDTAKEVLSAPRELLIEKADLEEETVDHLLDVLRAEFE; from the coding sequence ATGGCAACAAAGAAAGAAATTGCAGGTCCAAGTATGTTTGAGACCTTTCAGGAGTTTAAAGAGACCAAGAACATTGATCGTACCACGTTGGTAAGCGTGCTGGAGGAAAGTTTCCGCAATGTGCTCGCTAAGATGTTTGGTTCTGATGAGAACTTCGACGTGATTGTGAACCCTGATAAGGGTGACTTTGAAATTCATCGTAACCGTGTCGTTGTTGAAGACGGTGAAGTAAAGGATGAGAACAAAGAGATTTCTCTTTCTGAGGCTCAGAAGATTGAGCCCGACTACGAGGTAGGTGAGGAAGTGAGTGAAGCTGTTGACTTCACTAAGTTCGGTCGCCGTGCTATCCTGAACCTGCGTCAGACACTGGCTTCTAAAATTTTGGAGCTCGATCACGATGCTCTCTACCAGAAGTACAAGGATAAGGTGGGTACAGTTATCAGCGGTGAGGTTTACCAGATGTGGAAGCGTGAGGTGCTCCTCATGGATGATGAGGGTAACGAGCTCCATCTGATGAAGGGTGATCAGATTCCTTCAGATACCTATCGTAAGGGTGAGACCGTTCGTGCCGTTGTGAAGGAAGTGCAGAACGAGAACAATAATCCTCGTATCATGCTGAGCCGTACAAGTCCTGACTTCCTGAAGCGTCTGCTTGAAGCTGAGGTTCCTGAGATTGCCGACGGACTTATCGCTATCCGTAAGGTGGCTCGTATGCCAGGTGAGCGCGCTAAGATTGCTGTTGAGAGCTTCGATGACCGTATTGATCCAGTAGGCGCTTGCGTAGGTGTTAAGGGTAGTCGTGTTCATGGTATTGTACGTGAGCTTGGTGGTGAGAATATCGACGTGATTAACTACACCAGCAACGTGCAGCTCTTTATCCAGCGTGCCCTTTCTCCTGCTAAGGTTACCAGTATCACTCTGGATGAGGAGAACCATAAGGCTGAGGTTTACCTGCAGCCCGAGGAGGTTAGCCTTGCTATCGGTAAAGGTGGTATGAATATCAAACTGGCTTCTATGCTTACAGAGCACACCATTGATGTGTTCCGTGTAGTTAGCGAAGGCGAGACTGATGAAGATATCTACCTCGACGAGTTCAGCGATGAGATTGATCAGTGGGTTATCGATGCCATTAAGGCTCTGGGCTATGACACCGCTAAGGAGGTGCTCAGTGCTCCTCGTGAACTGCTTATTGAGAAGGCTGACCTCGAGGAAGAGACCGTTGACCATCTGCTGGATGTGCTCCGTGCGGAGTTTGAGTAA